The Lutra lutra chromosome 15, mLutLut1.2, whole genome shotgun sequence genome includes a region encoding these proteins:
- the RHBG gene encoding ammonium transporter Rh type B, translating into MAGSPRRAAGQRLQLPLLCLLLQGATAILFAVFVRYNPETDAALWHWGNHSHADNEFYFRYPSFQDAHAMVFAGFGFLMAFLQRYGFGGVGFTFLLAAFALQWSTLVQGFLRSTHGGRIRVGVQSMVNADFCAGAVLISFGAVLGRTGPAQLLLMTLLETVLFGINEFVLLSLLGVKDAGGSMTIHTFGAYFGLVLSRVLYRPQLEKSKHRQGSIYHSDLFAMIGTIFLWVFWPSFNSAPTVLGDGQHRTALNTYYSLTASTLSTFALSALVGEHGRLDMVHIQNAALAGGVVVGTAGEMMLTPFGALAAGFLAGTVSTLGYKFFTPILEAKFKVQDTCGVHNLHGMPGVLGALLGVLVAGLATHETYGEGLDSVFPLVAAGRRTATSQAIYQLFGLLATLTFASVGGGLGGLLLKLPFLSSPADSQCYEDQVYWEVPGEQEEEAQGTLRAEEPDSRA; encoded by the exons ATGGCCGGGTCCCCTCGCCGCGCCGCGGGCCAGCGACTGCAGCTGCCCCTGctgtgcctcctcctccagggcgCCACCGCCATCCTCTTTGCAGTCTTTGTCCGCTACAACCCCGAAACCGATGCCGCCCTCTGGCACTGGGGCAACCACAGTCACGCGGACAACGAATTTTACTTTCGCTACCCAA GTTTCCAGGACGCGCACGCCATGGTGTTCGCGGGCTTCGGCTTCCTCATGGCCTTCCTGCAGCGCTACGGCTTCGGCGGCGTGGGCTTCACCTTCCTCCTGGCCGCCTTCGCCCTGCAGTGGTCCACGCTCGTCCAGGGTTTCTTGCGTTCCACGCACGGGGGCCGCATCCGTGTGGGCGTGCAGAG CATGGTCAACGCGGACTTCTGTGCGGGGGCTGTGCTCATCTCCTTCGGCGCCGTCCTGGGCAGGACTGGGCCTGCTCAGCTGCTGCTCATGACCCTTCTGGAGACCGTGCTGTTCGGGATCAATGAGTTTGTGCTCCTCAGCCTCCTGGGG GTGAAGGACGCGGGAGGCTCCATGACTATCCACACCTTTGGGGCCTACTTTGGGCTGGTCCTCTCTCGGGTCCTCTACCGGCCTCAGCTGGAAAAGAGCAAACATCGCCAGGGCTCCATCTACCATTCTGACCTGTTTGCCATGATTG GCACCATCTTCCTGTGGGTCTTCTGGCCCAGCTTCAACTCTGCGCCCACCGTGCTGGGGGACGGGCAGCACCGGACAGCACTCAACACGTACTACTCTCTGACGGCGAGCACCCTCAGCACCTTTGCCTTGTCGGCCCTGGTCGGGGAGCATGGCCGGCTGGACATG GTCCACATCCAGAACGCTGCGCTGGCCGGAGGGGTTgtggtggggacagcaggtgAAATGATGCTGACACCCTTTGGGGCcctggcagctggcttcctggCTGGGACGGTCTCCACGTTGGGATACAAGTTCTTCACG CCCATCCTCGAGGCAAAATTCAAAGTCCAAGACACATGTGGTGTCCACAACCTCCACGGGATGCCTGGAGTCCTGGGAGCCCTCCTGGGGGTCCTTGTGGCTGGGTTGGCCACCCACGAAACTTATGGAGAAGG cctggACAGCGTGTTTCCGCTCGTAGCCGCGGGCCGGCGCACCGCCACGTCCCAGGCCATCTACCAACTCTTCGGGCTGTTGGCCACACTGACATTTGCTTCCGTGGGTGGGGGCCTCGGAG GCCTCCTGCTGAAGCTGCCCTTCCTGAGCTCCCCTGCGGACTCCCAGTGCTACGAGGACCAAGTTTACTGGGAG gtgcctggggagcaggaagaggaagccCAGGGCACTCTGAGGGCAGAGGAGCCAGACAGCCGGGCCTGA